From a region of the Fischerella sp. JS2 genome:
- the moaA gene encoding GTP 3',8-cyclase MoaA: protein MNQVDYLRISLIDRCNFRCQYCMPEGAELDYILKQNLLTDEELLTLIQEVFIPVGFTRFRLTGGEPLLRPRVVDLVRAIASLRETQDLSMTTNGFLLAPMAQSLYNAGLRRINISLDSLDPEVFDQIIGNRGRSRWQDVWNGIQSAYCVGFDPLKLNVVVIPDVNDQEVLDLAALTIDKQWHVRFIEFMPIGNMSLFGDRGWISSAELRQRIRAQWGLTESQVCGNGPADVFQIPGAKGTLGFISQMSECFCDRCNRMRLSADGWLRPCLLNETGQIDLKTALRTGVSTTELRQQVRELLAIKPEINFKLRDSGTTGAYTRTMSQIGG from the coding sequence ATGAACCAGGTAGATTACCTCCGGATTAGTTTAATTGATCGCTGTAATTTCCGCTGTCAATACTGTATGCCAGAGGGGGCAGAACTAGACTATATCCTCAAGCAAAATTTATTGACTGATGAGGAATTGCTCACCCTCATTCAAGAAGTTTTTATACCCGTAGGATTTACCCGGTTTCGTTTGACAGGTGGAGAACCTTTGTTACGTCCACGTGTGGTGGATTTGGTGAGGGCGATCGCTTCTCTACGGGAAACGCAAGACCTCTCAATGACAACCAATGGCTTTTTACTCGCTCCAATGGCGCAAAGTCTCTACAATGCTGGTTTACGGCGGATTAATATTAGTTTAGATTCTCTCGACCCTGAAGTTTTTGACCAAATTATTGGCAATCGCGGTCGTTCTCGTTGGCAAGATGTGTGGAATGGAATTCAATCTGCTTATTGTGTAGGATTTGACCCGTTGAAACTAAATGTAGTGGTTATCCCTGATGTTAACGATCAGGAAGTTTTGGATCTGGCAGCATTGACCATTGACAAACAATGGCATGTCCGTTTTATCGAATTTATGCCGATTGGTAACATGTCATTATTTGGCGATCGCGGTTGGATATCTTCTGCGGAACTCAGGCAACGCATCCGCGCACAGTGGGGCTTGACAGAATCACAGGTTTGTGGTAATGGTCCAGCTGATGTATTTCAAATTCCGGGGGCAAAGGGGACGTTGGGTTTTATCAGTCAGATGTCCGAGTGTTTTTGCGATCGCTGTAATCGAATGCGTCTTTCTGCTGATGGTTGGTTACGTCCGTGTTTATTAAATGAAACTGGGCAAATAGATTTAAAAACAGCCTTACGAACTGGAGTTAGTACTACCGAACTTCGGCAACAGGTGAGAGAGTTGTTAGCTATTAAGCCAGAAATCAACTTTAAGTTGCGTGATTCAGGTACAACAGGTGCGTATACTCGTACCATGTCACAAATAGGTGGATAG
- a CDS encoding protein-glutamate O-methyltransferase CheR, with translation MSEAETLSAELTEAFIRLITKHTGLKIREREREILSQKIFLRMKALKILYPEIYYKVLASSTIYSYVEWQKFIAILTNTESYFFRDKEQFNLLRNHIIPEIIKRQYHSKTIRICSAGCSTGEEPYSLAILLKELIPNLEEWNLMILGLDINKEALKKAKQGIYTSWSLRSLDLRTIQQYFLKLNNRYYLDEQIKQMVKFQYTNLVTDLFIHPYSDFRDIDLILCRNVFIYLEPTVIAKIVEKFYYSLQPLGFLITGHTELCGQKLINFQTKLFPESLVYIKNR, from the coding sequence GTGTCAGAAGCAGAGACTTTAAGTGCGGAGCTAACAGAGGCTTTTATTCGGTTAATTACCAAACATACCGGATTAAAAATTAGAGAGCGCGAGCGAGAAATTTTGAGTCAAAAAATATTTTTACGCATGAAAGCTCTAAAAATATTGTATCCAGAAATTTATTATAAAGTGTTAGCTTCTTCTACTATATATAGCTATGTAGAATGGCAAAAATTTATTGCAATATTAACAAATACTGAGAGTTACTTTTTTAGAGACAAAGAACAGTTTAATTTATTACGTAATCATATTATTCCAGAAATAATTAAACGCCAATACCATAGTAAAACTATCCGTATCTGTAGTGCAGGGTGTTCAACAGGAGAAGAACCTTATTCTCTTGCTATTCTTTTGAAAGAACTGATTCCTAACTTAGAGGAATGGAATCTGATGATTTTAGGCTTAGATATTAACAAAGAAGCATTGAAAAAAGCTAAGCAAGGAATTTACACATCTTGGTCACTAAGAAGCCTTGATTTGAGAACAATACAACAATATTTTCTAAAATTAAATAATAGATATTATCTAGATGAACAAATTAAGCAAATGGTAAAATTTCAATACACAAATTTAGTCACAGATTTATTCATTCATCCATACTCAGATTTTCGAGATATTGATTTGATTCTTTGTCGTAATGTATTTATTTATTTGGAGCCAACAGTAATTGCAAAAATTGTAGAGAAATTTTATTATAGTCTCCAACCATTAGGGTTTTTAATCACAGGACATACAGAACTTTGTGGTCAAAAACTAATTAATTTTCAAACGAAATTATTTCCAGAATCCCTTGTCTATATTAAAAATAGGTAA
- a CDS encoding tetratricopeptide repeat protein, translating into MSQVTGAKADIPLLITEDSRYWYRQGKRLDNQECYAEAVGCYDRALVKNPNAYWIWYDRGCALRELGEYATAVASFKEASALRPNDYWAYYNQACILIEDLDQFEEAIATLNQALAIRPNDYWAYFRRGDACRHLKRYEDAISDYDQALSIRPNDYWAWLRRGDACRHLKRYEDAINSYEQAQAMNPQDFWSYYKLADTFRYTENFAAALKNYQKAIAIKPNDEYAWYNSACCAVRIGDVSLAMVYLESALLINPKFQELLKHDPDLVVIRNRGLLGDLLREINCLN; encoded by the coding sequence ATGAGTCAAGTAACAGGGGCTAAAGCAGATATTCCACTGCTCATTACAGAAGACAGCAGATACTGGTATCGACAGGGTAAACGACTTGATAACCAAGAGTGTTACGCAGAAGCAGTTGGATGTTATGACAGAGCTTTAGTCAAGAATCCGAATGCATACTGGATTTGGTATGATAGAGGTTGTGCCTTACGCGAATTAGGTGAGTATGCAACCGCAGTAGCCAGTTTTAAAGAGGCATCAGCACTGCGCCCAAATGATTACTGGGCTTATTACAATCAAGCTTGCATATTAATAGAAGATTTAGATCAATTTGAAGAAGCGATCGCAACTCTCAATCAAGCTTTAGCAATTCGCCCAAATGACTACTGGGCTTATTTTCGGCGTGGAGATGCTTGCAGGCACTTAAAACGCTACGAAGATGCAATTTCTGACTATGACCAGGCTCTATCAATCCGTCCAAATGATTACTGGGCGTGGTTACGTCGTGGAGATGCTTGCAGGCATTTAAAACGCTACGAGGATGCAATCAACAGTTATGAACAAGCCCAAGCAATGAATCCGCAAGATTTTTGGTCTTATTACAAGTTAGCAGATACTTTCAGATATACAGAAAACTTTGCAGCAGCCTTGAAGAATTATCAAAAAGCTATCGCAATTAAACCCAATGATGAGTATGCCTGGTATAATAGCGCCTGTTGTGCAGTTAGAATTGGGGATGTTTCCCTAGCAATGGTATACCTAGAGTCAGCCCTACTGATCAATCCTAAGTTTCAGGAATTATTAAAGCATGACCCTGATTTAGTTGTAATTCGCAATCGCGGACTGCTAGGAGATTTGTTACGCGAAATTAACTGTTTAAATTGA
- a CDS encoding DUF5132 domain-containing protein, with protein sequence MASTFDWEEINVPEVVESITGLIFASVILPLAAAVHQPIVQTAIKGGIALSERCKEALAETKEVIENLAAEVNAELINNELTKAEFGSTKINSIDGKSEVAKDLINVMSDFNTDVAQLTDGVVDLRLLVPLGFSAIALRQLLVKGLQIDEIPWYALAWYAFDSFVKLNSTNESQSKN encoded by the coding sequence ATGGCATCTACATTTGATTGGGAAGAAATTAATGTACCTGAAGTTGTGGAGAGTATCACGGGGTTAATTTTTGCATCGGTAATTCTTCCTCTGGCCGCAGCAGTACATCAGCCTATAGTCCAAACAGCTATCAAAGGTGGAATTGCTCTTTCTGAAAGGTGTAAAGAAGCACTGGCAGAAACAAAAGAGGTGATCGAAAATTTGGCAGCCGAGGTTAATGCTGAACTCATCAATAATGAATTGACAAAAGCTGAGTTTGGATCTACGAAAATTAATTCTATTGATGGCAAATCTGAGGTAGCTAAAGATTTAATCAATGTTATGTCAGATTTCAATACAGATGTTGCACAGTTGACTGATGGTGTAGTTGATTTGCGGCTGTTAGTACCTCTGGGATTTAGTGCGATCGCTTTACGGCAATTGTTAGTTAAAGGGCTACAAATCGATGAAATACCTTGGTATGCCTTGGCTTGGTATGCTTTTGATTCTTTTGTCAAGTTAAATTCCACAAATGAATCACAAAGTAAAAATTAA
- a CDS encoding phosphoserine transaminase, which produces MSAPLTPPTTKPRRPHFSSGPCAKRPGWSVSVLQDAFVGRSHRSEGGKAKLKEAIELSKKILAVPADYRLGIVPASDTGAVEMALWSMLGKLPLDILAWESFGQEWVKDVVDELQLADTRILKAPYGTLPDLSQVDFSHDVVFLWNGTTSGVRVPNGDWIASDRTGLTICDATSAVFAMDIPWDKLDVVTYSWQKVLGGEAQHGVIVLSPRAVERLETYKPPRPLPKLFRLTQKGKLIEGIFQGDTINTPSMLCVEDALDGLKWAESIGGLSGLIRRSQANLAAIAQWVDQSNWAEFLAQKPETRSCTSICLKIVDPWFTALSLEAQGQCAKKLAKILEKQEVAYDIAAYRSAPPGIRIWGGATVETTDIEALLPWLDWAYASVKAEMKEVA; this is translated from the coding sequence ATGTCAGCACCTCTTACTCCTCCAACCACCAAGCCTCGCCGCCCGCATTTTTCTTCTGGCCCGTGTGCCAAACGTCCTGGCTGGTCTGTTTCTGTTCTGCAAGATGCTTTTGTAGGGCGTTCTCACCGTTCTGAGGGTGGGAAAGCAAAGCTTAAAGAAGCCATTGAGCTATCTAAGAAAATTTTGGCTGTACCCGCAGATTATCGCCTGGGTATCGTCCCTGCTTCCGATACAGGTGCAGTGGAAATGGCTCTGTGGTCAATGCTGGGAAAACTGCCCCTGGATATTTTGGCATGGGAGAGTTTTGGTCAGGAATGGGTAAAAGATGTAGTCGATGAACTCCAGTTAGCCGATACTCGCATTCTCAAAGCACCTTACGGAACTTTACCGGATTTATCGCAAGTAGATTTTAGCCACGATGTAGTATTTTTATGGAATGGAACAACTTCCGGTGTTCGTGTCCCAAATGGTGATTGGATTGCCAGCGATCGTACTGGGTTAACCATCTGCGATGCTACATCAGCAGTTTTCGCGATGGATATACCTTGGGATAAGCTAGATGTAGTCACTTATTCTTGGCAAAAAGTTTTGGGTGGAGAAGCACAGCATGGCGTCATCGTCCTCTCACCCCGTGCTGTGGAACGTTTGGAAACCTACAAACCGCCACGTCCCTTACCAAAGCTATTTCGCCTGACGCAAAAAGGCAAATTGATTGAAGGTATTTTTCAGGGAGATACCATTAACACACCATCAATGTTATGTGTAGAAGATGCATTAGATGGGCTAAAGTGGGCAGAAAGCATCGGCGGACTTTCTGGTTTGATTCGCCGCAGCCAAGCTAACCTCGCAGCCATTGCTCAATGGGTAGACCAAAGTAACTGGGCAGAATTTTTAGCCCAAAAGCCGGAAACTCGCTCTTGTACATCTATTTGTCTCAAGATTGTTGATCCTTGGTTTACTGCCTTAAGTCTAGAAGCACAAGGACAATGTGCAAAAAAATTGGCTAAAATCCTGGAAAAACAAGAAGTAGCTTACGATATTGCTGCCTATCGATCTGCACCTCCTGGGATTAGAATCTGGGGTGGTGCAACAGTCGAAACCACAGATATTGAAGCTTTGCTACCGTGGTTAGATTGGGCGTATGCAAGTGTAAAAGCAGAAATGAAAGAAGTCGCTTAG
- a CDS encoding HAD-IC family P-type ATPase: MIKIIHNQVKGRARYKVKELYRSESLKEYLERSLSDISGIKYVSANPLTSNILVIFEKEYSADKIALLIDKNILQYQKSSNKSLVKKTQKYKKELTKATQKPIINAQAQRIDNWHLMETDAVITALNTSKQSGLSSKSATENLNKYGQNVLATAKTRSDLSILIDQFKSLPVALLGVAAGVSVFTGGLIDALVILGVVGLNAAIGYTTESQSERIIHSLGSHQETSTWIIRDGKQLEIPPEDVVIGDILVLKTGSYIAADARLLEAENLSVDESALTGESIPVTKSTTPLRGEDIPLGDRTNMVYKGTLVTGGQGLAVVIATAKFTEMGKIQQLVGEATTTETPLTRQLDKVGSQLVAIGMGICGLVFGIGVLRGYGLLQMLQSSISLAVAAVPEGLPTIATTTLALGIQDMRQRNVLVRSLSAVEALGSVQTICLDKTGTITENRMSVVEVHINSQQINVSDGEFIAKGENINPYACDELLKLIHVSVLCNESEVNQDQDGEYNIKGSATENALIHMAIAAGVNVTQLRQKYSLLQTNLRSENRNIMSTVHTTENNQKFVAVKGSPTEVAQICKFWSKDGEIINLTEEYRRSLEIENDRMAGKALRVLGVAYTHIHATHDENNYEQDLTWLGLVGMADPIRKGVKELMADFHEAGIDTVMITGDQSPTAYAIAKELELSRESQLEILDSTDLNNLTPEALTALADKVNVFARISPSNKLQIVQALQSAGQVVAMTGDGINDAPALKAAQVGVAMGKGGTDVAREVADIVLEDDRLETMIVAVSRGRTIYNNIRKSVHFLLATNISEIIVMTTATAVGIGEPLNAIQLLWLNLVTDIFPGLSLALEAPEPDVLSQPPRNPEKPIIQNSDFGRIAFEAGIISLCTLAAYGYGIRKYGISPQARTIAFMSLTSAQLLHTISCRSQKHNIFHAEKLPNNPYLNAAIVGSFAIQLLAIALPPLRSLLKITPINIVDSLVIGGSALLPLLVNESTKNTKLGDYKSGQHAALPTQTQLA; the protein is encoded by the coding sequence GTGATTAAAATTATTCACAATCAAGTTAAGGGTAGAGCTAGATATAAAGTTAAAGAACTTTACCGCTCGGAATCTCTCAAAGAGTATCTTGAGCGATCGCTATCAGATATATCAGGAATTAAATATGTATCTGCTAATCCATTGACTAGCAATATTCTTGTTATTTTTGAAAAGGAATATAGTGCGGACAAGATAGCATTATTAATTGATAAAAATATTTTACAATATCAAAAGTCAAGTAATAAATCATTAGTAAAAAAAACTCAAAAATATAAAAAAGAATTAACAAAAGCCACACAAAAGCCAATCATTAATGCCCAAGCACAAAGAATAGATAACTGGCATCTAATGGAAACAGATGCTGTGATTACTGCACTTAATACTTCAAAACAATCAGGATTATCTAGTAAGTCTGCTACTGAAAATTTAAATAAATATGGTCAGAATGTTTTAGCAACAGCAAAGACTCGTTCTGATTTGAGTATTTTGATTGACCAATTCAAATCTTTGCCAGTTGCTTTGTTAGGGGTTGCTGCGGGTGTTTCTGTTTTCACTGGGGGACTGATCGATGCTTTAGTGATTTTGGGTGTTGTTGGTTTGAATGCCGCAATTGGCTATACAACAGAAAGCCAGTCAGAAAGAATTATTCATTCTCTCGGTAGCCATCAGGAAACATCAACTTGGATAATCAGAGATGGCAAACAATTAGAAATTCCTCCAGAAGATGTTGTCATCGGTGATATTTTAGTTCTGAAAACTGGCAGTTACATAGCAGCAGATGCTAGGTTGCTTGAGGCAGAAAATCTCAGTGTTGATGAATCGGCTTTGACTGGGGAAAGCATACCTGTGACTAAATCAACGACACCTCTGAGGGGAGAAGATATTCCTTTAGGCGATCGCACTAATATGGTCTACAAGGGGACTTTGGTTACTGGTGGTCAAGGTTTGGCTGTGGTGATAGCAACGGCCAAATTTACGGAAATGGGCAAGATTCAACAATTGGTAGGCGAAGCAACTACAACCGAAACTCCCCTAACTAGACAACTCGATAAAGTAGGTAGCCAACTAGTAGCAATTGGTATGGGAATTTGCGGTTTGGTTTTTGGCATTGGGGTATTGCGGGGATACGGTTTGCTGCAAATGCTACAATCATCCATATCTCTAGCGGTTGCTGCTGTACCGGAGGGCTTACCTACTATTGCCACTACAACCTTGGCTTTGGGTATCCAAGATATGCGTCAGCGTAATGTCCTTGTCCGCAGTCTCAGCGCTGTAGAAGCTTTGGGTTCGGTACAAACGATTTGCCTAGATAAAACTGGAACGATTACAGAGAACCGGATGTCTGTTGTTGAAGTGCATATAAACAGCCAACAGATTAATGTGTCTGACGGAGAATTTATTGCCAAAGGTGAGAATATCAACCCTTATGCTTGTGATGAATTGCTAAAGCTGATTCATGTATCGGTTCTGTGCAATGAAAGTGAAGTAAACCAAGACCAAGATGGCGAGTATAACATCAAAGGTTCGGCAACAGAAAATGCCTTGATTCACATGGCGATCGCTGCTGGGGTAAATGTCACCCAACTTAGACAAAAGTATAGTTTGCTGCAAACCAATCTGCGTTCAGAGAACCGGAATATTATGAGTACGGTTCATACAACTGAGAATAACCAAAAGTTTGTAGCTGTCAAAGGCAGTCCAACTGAAGTTGCCCAGATCTGCAAATTTTGGTCAAAAGACGGAGAAATCATAAATTTAACAGAAGAATACAGGCGATCGCTAGAAATTGAAAATGATCGCATGGCAGGGAAAGCACTGAGGGTATTGGGTGTAGCTTATACACATATTCATGCAACCCACGATGAGAATAATTACGAGCAAGACCTGACATGGCTTGGCCTTGTGGGTATGGCTGACCCAATTAGAAAGGGAGTCAAAGAGTTAATGGCTGACTTCCACGAGGCGGGTATTGATACGGTGATGATTACCGGAGATCAAAGCCCTACAGCCTATGCGATCGCAAAGGAGTTAGAATTAAGCAGAGAATCACAACTAGAAATTCTTGATTCTACTGACCTTAATAATCTTACCCCAGAAGCACTGACAGCTCTGGCTGATAAGGTAAATGTCTTTGCCCGCATTAGTCCCAGTAATAAACTGCAAATCGTCCAAGCATTACAAAGTGCTGGACAAGTTGTGGCAATGACAGGCGATGGTATTAATGATGCCCCAGCCTTGAAAGCTGCTCAAGTCGGTGTGGCAATGGGCAAAGGTGGAACGGATGTAGCACGTGAAGTTGCAGATATCGTCCTGGAAGATGACAGACTCGAAACAATGATTGTTGCCGTTAGTCGGGGTAGGACAATTTACAATAACATCAGAAAATCGGTACATTTCCTGCTTGCTACCAACATCAGCGAAATCATAGTCATGACAACCGCCACCGCCGTCGGTATCGGCGAACCCTTAAACGCCATACAACTGCTTTGGCTAAATTTAGTCACCGATATTTTCCCTGGTCTTTCTTTAGCTTTGGAAGCGCCAGAACCAGATGTTCTGAGTCAGCCTCCCCGCAATCCAGAAAAACCAATCATTCAGAATTCTGATTTTGGCAGAATCGCTTTTGAGGCTGGAATTATATCCCTGTGCACTTTAGCAGCTTACGGATACGGCATCCGCAAATATGGCATTAGTCCCCAAGCCAGAACTATTGCCTTTATGAGTCTGACATCAGCCCAACTATTACATACCATTAGCTGTCGTTCGCAAAAGCACAACATCTTTCATGCAGAAAAACTCCCCAATAATCCCTATTTAAATGCTGCTATTGTCGGTTCTTTTGCTATCCAACTTCTGGCAATTGCCCTTCCACCACTGCGGAGTCTTTTGAAGATTACGCCTATTAATATTGTGGATAGTCTTGTAATTGGTGGTAGTGCTTTGTTGCCCCTGTTGGTAAATGAAAGTACAAAGAATACGAAATTAGGTGATTATAAGTCTGGACAACACGCTGCCTTACCAACACAAACACAACTTGCCTAA
- the metK gene encoding methionine adenosyltransferase, giving the protein MKKDFMFTSESVTEGHPDKLCDQISDAIVDRFLQQDPYARIITECAVSTGIVFIAGRFEPSANVDFTNVARKVIDRVGYEHTEFNGRTCSILTSLSELPVDQTYSFREKELSDEEIEQIPVKNQATVFGFACNQTSAFMPLPIWLAHKLAKQISEVRRENILSYLTPDGKTQVGVEYRNRRPYRIHSLTVIASQNKAKYPDLHQLREDIYETVIKPVFDTEEIKPDEKTRIFINPDGQFIRGGPAAHSGLTGRKNAIDTYGEYAQHSGSALSGKDPIRIDRVGAYAARYAAKNVVAAGLADECEVQLSYSIGISRPVSIQVETFGTGKIADEEITQLLEKHFDFRLAGIVKEFNLRFLPSIHQGGFYRKLAVYGHVGRNDLELPWEKVDKVGVF; this is encoded by the coding sequence ATGAAAAAAGACTTCATGTTTACATCAGAATCTGTAACAGAGGGACATCCTGATAAACTTTGTGATCAAATCAGCGATGCGATCGTAGACCGTTTTCTTCAACAAGATCCTTATGCTCGCATCATAACAGAATGTGCTGTATCTACAGGTATTGTGTTTATTGCAGGTAGATTTGAACCTAGTGCCAACGTAGATTTTACTAATGTCGCCAGAAAAGTAATTGATCGGGTAGGCTATGAGCATACAGAATTTAATGGCAGAACTTGTAGCATTTTGACTAGTCTTTCAGAATTACCTGTAGATCAAACTTATTCTTTTCGTGAAAAAGAACTTTCTGACGAAGAAATAGAGCAAATTCCTGTGAAAAATCAAGCTACAGTTTTTGGTTTTGCCTGCAATCAAACTTCTGCTTTCATGCCTTTACCAATTTGGTTAGCTCATAAACTAGCAAAGCAAATCAGTGAAGTCAGACGTGAAAATATACTCTCTTATCTTACTCCCGATGGTAAAACTCAAGTAGGAGTTGAATATCGAAATCGCCGCCCTTATAGAATTCATAGTCTCACAGTTATTGCCAGCCAAAATAAAGCTAAATATCCTGATCTACACCAACTTCGTGAGGATATTTACGAAACAGTAATTAAACCAGTATTTGATACTGAAGAAATTAAACCTGATGAAAAAACAAGGATATTTATCAATCCTGATGGGCAATTTATTAGAGGTGGGCCTGCTGCTCATTCTGGGTTAACAGGTAGAAAAAATGCCATAGATACTTATGGAGAATATGCACAGCATAGTGGTTCGGCTCTCAGTGGCAAAGATCCAATTAGGATAGATAGAGTCGGGGCTTATGCTGCCCGTTATGCAGCTAAAAATGTTGTAGCAGCAGGTCTTGCTGATGAATGTGAGGTGCAGTTAAGTTACTCAATCGGAATTTCTCGACCAGTTAGCATTCAGGTCGAAACTTTTGGCACAGGCAAAATTGCAGATGAAGAAATTACACAATTGCTAGAAAAACATTTTGATTTCCGTTTAGCAGGAATTGTTAAAGAATTTAATTTGAGATTTTTACCTTCAATTCATCAAGGTGGTTTTTACAGAAAATTAGCTGTTTATGGTCATGTAGGTAGAAATGATTTAGAACTACCTTGGGAAAAAGTAGATAAAGTTGGTGTGTTTTAA
- a CDS encoding DUF2237 family protein, producing MTQAKNVLGKPLEVCCTSPMTGFYRDGLCSTGAGDVGVHVVCAQVTEEFLAFTKSRGNDLSTPVPAFDFPGLKPGDRWCLCASRWKEALDAGVAPPVVLSATHAAAVEYVSLNELKQHAL from the coding sequence ATGACACAGGCTAAAAACGTCCTTGGAAAACCCTTAGAGGTTTGTTGTACTTCACCCATGACAGGCTTTTATCGTGATGGACTATGCAGCACAGGTGCAGGTGATGTGGGCGTCCATGTAGTTTGCGCGCAAGTGACTGAAGAATTCTTGGCATTTACTAAGTCCAGAGGCAATGATTTAAGTACACCCGTTCCTGCGTTTGATTTTCCGGGTTTAAAACCAGGTGATCGCTGGTGTTTGTGTGCCTCTCGCTGGAAAGAAGCCCTAGACGCTGGAGTTGCACCACCCGTAGTTTTGTCAGCAACCCATGCTGCGGCTGTAGAATATGTTTCCTTGAATGAATTGAAGCAACACGCGCTTTGA
- a CDS encoding chemotaxis protein CheW: MKENLYLTFSLNNYLYGINTVDVEEIFTLPELTIVPEVPHGIIGFVNVRGEILPVIDLNIKLGYLSPDYRLTDSVVVLKCEELQLGIIVNQIHEIREISLEEITNELNQQRESVVVEQTNIIAGVVKFPDDIFILNNPRKWLEDGEIQQLISSQIYLKEEIFANYNIDELQANDTELLLLQKSIFCPNATLEEKKVFKQRADNLKISTKSHNFKNFKTLAVITLNNHLFGIDLEMVREFVDIRQVTPIPCCPTHIIGNINLRGEILTLVDLRGLLLNLPPQGVVVGSKAMVIEVEGIVAGVIVEEIYDVMFSLNLQKITAIPNSIHAINEQYCQGAAPYHEKIMSILDMPKIFLQGGLIVDEAI; encoded by the coding sequence ATGAAAGAAAATTTATATCTTACCTTTAGCTTAAATAACTATCTCTACGGTATTAATACAGTTGATGTGGAAGAAATTTTCACTTTACCAGAATTAACAATAGTTCCAGAAGTTCCTCATGGAATTATTGGTTTTGTAAATGTTCGGGGAGAAATTTTGCCAGTTATAGATTTGAATATAAAATTAGGCTATCTATCCCCAGACTATCGCTTGACAGATAGTGTAGTAGTTCTAAAATGTGAAGAATTACAACTAGGCATAATAGTTAATCAGATCCATGAAATTAGAGAAATATCTTTAGAGGAAATTACTAACGAACTTAATCAGCAACGAGAGTCGGTAGTAGTTGAACAAACAAATATTATTGCTGGTGTCGTCAAATTTCCAGATGATATTTTTATCTTGAACAATCCCAGAAAATGGCTAGAAGATGGTGAAATCCAACAACTTATCTCTTCGCAAATCTACCTAAAAGAGGAGATTTTTGCTAATTATAATATAGACGAACTTCAAGCGAATGATACTGAATTATTACTACTACAAAAGTCTATATTTTGCCCTAATGCAACTTTAGAAGAAAAAAAAGTTTTTAAACAACGAGCAGATAATCTCAAAATCTCCACAAAGTCTCATAATTTCAAGAATTTTAAAACTTTAGCAGTAATTACTTTAAATAATCATCTTTTTGGTATTGATTTAGAAATGGTACGGGAGTTTGTTGATATCCGTCAAGTGACTCCTATTCCTTGCTGTCCAACACATATTATCGGTAATATTAATCTTCGAGGTGAGATACTTACTCTTGTTGATCTACGGGGATTATTGTTAAATTTACCACCGCAAGGTGTGGTTGTTGGTTCTAAAGCAATGGTTATAGAGGTTGAGGGTATAGTTGCTGGTGTAATAGTTGAAGAAATTTATGATGTGATGTTTTCCCTCAACTTACAAAAGATAACAGCAATACCAAATTCTATTCATGCAATTAATGAGCAATATTGTCAAGGGGCTGCTCCTTATCATGAAAAAATAATGAGTATTTTGGATATGCCAAAAATTTTCCTTCAGGGAGGATTAATCGTTGACGAGGCAATTTGA